A window of the Xenopus laevis strain J_2021 chromosome 9_10L, Xenopus_laevis_v10.1, whole genome shotgun sequence genome harbors these coding sequences:
- the krt51.L gene encoding keratin 51 L homeolog (The RefSeq protein has 1 substitution compared to this genomic sequence) — MSYNSFKQTTKSVQHNSVGYDGCQVGSYYSGVGAGVGFGGAAGYGGGFAGDGFAVGGGYGTGAGGNVSILSGNEKETMQNLNYRLASYLDKVHELEAKNAELERKIKDWLDKHGPGPAEAPKDYSKYYKEIEDLNAKILEASKQNAAVLLQCDNARLAADDFKQKYESEHVLRLTVEADINGLHKVMDDLTMSKSELQPQVDSLTEELAYFKKNHDDEVKAIKAPETGKVSVEMNAAPSTDLTKILNDMRAQYEDLAMRNRKKAQDDFNKLSAELTKKIDQGQTTIVQSNTEVTTLKRTLQALQIELQSQLAQKNSLEMLLAETEGKFCMKLSHIQETIASLEERLAQLRADSECQKDEYQQLLDMKTKLEAEINTYKSLLDKLGAINVIQGQGQTQGQGQGQGQVQGTATQKP; from the exons ATGTCTTACAATTCTTTCAAACAGACAACCAAGTCCGTCCAGCATAACTCAGTCGGATATGACGGCTGTCAAGTTGGTAGCTATTACTCTGGTGTAGGGGCTGGAGTTGGCTTTGGTGGTGCAGCTGGTTATGGAGGTGGTTTTGCTGGTGATGGTTTTGCTGTAGGTGGTGGCTATGGTACCGGTGCCGGTGGAAATGTAAGCATCTTGTCTGGTAACGAGAAGGAGACCATGCAGAATCTCAATTATCGTTTGGCATCTTATCTGGACAAAGTCCATGAACTGGAGGCAAAAAATGCTGAGCTTGAACGTAAGATTAAGGACTGGTTAGACAAACATGGGCCAGGACCTGCTGAGGCACCAAAGGACTACAGCAAGTATTATAAGGAAATTGAGGACCTTAACGCTAAG ATCCTCGAAGCATCCAAACAAAATGCAGCAGTTTTGTTGCAATGCGACAATGCTAGACTGGCTGCTGATGACTTCAAGCAGAA GTATGAGAGTGAGCACGTCCTTCGCCTTACAGTGGAGGCTGACATCAATGGTCTCCATAAAGTGATGGATGATCTTACCATGTCCAAGTCTGAGCTACAACCCCAGGTTGACAGCCTAACTGAAGAACTGGCTTATCTCAAGAAGAACCATGACGAT GAGGTTAAAGCCATCAAAGCCCCAGAAACTGGTAAAGTTAGTGTGGAAATGAATGCTGCACCAAGTACGGACTTGACCAAAATTCTGAATGACATGAGAGCTCAGTATGAAGACCTGGCTATGAGGAACCGCAAAAAAGCACAGGACGATTTCAACAAGCTT AGCGCTGAATTGACAAAGAAAATAGATCAAGGACAGACTACAATTGTTCAAAGCAACACTGAAGTTACCACCCTCAAACGAACACTCCAAGCCCTGCAAATTGAGCTTCAGTCCCAACTTGCCCAG AAAAATTCTTTGGAAATGCTATTAgcggagacagagggaaaattcTGCATGAAACTGTCACATATACAGGAGACCATTGCTAGTTTAGAGGAGCGGTTGGCACAGCTAAGAGCTGATTCAGAGTGCCAGAAAGATGAGTACCAACAGCTCTTGGACATGAAGACTAAGTTGGAGGCTGAGATCAATACTTATAAGTCCCTTCTGGATAAACTAGG GGCCATAAATGTCATCCAAGGACAGGGTCAAACACAGGGACAAGGGCAGGGACAAGGACAAGTACAAGGAACGG CTACACAGAAACCTTAA
- the krt50.L gene encoding keratin-3, type I cytoskeletal 51 kDa — MSYRSFKQTTKSSQHGSGGYGGSQVGGGYCGVGAGAGFGGDFGFGGGIGGGAGGYASGFSADGFGVGGGFGGSYGGGGSYGGGAFGGSYGGGAFGGSGGGNMGVFAVNEKLTMQNLNDRLASYLDKVHELEAKNTELERKIKDWYDKHGPAPPEAPKDYSKYFNQIEALKVQIINASKDNAAILLQCDNARLAADDFKQKYENEQVIRYSVEADINGLRRVLDELILSKSELEAQLGSLTEELAYLKKNHDDEMKAIKAPETGKVSVEMNAAPGTDLTKILNDMRARYEDLARNNRQEAENNFNKISADLKNQMQHVQITIDESRTEVTNLKKTLQALQIELQSQLAQKNSLEILLAETEGRFCMKLSHIQETIACVEQRLAQLRAESECQKAEYQQLLEMKTKLENEIATYRSLLDKLGSIQISQGQGQGQSQGQGQSQGQGQSQGQGKGQGRGSWKS, encoded by the exons ATGTCTTACAGGTCCTTCAAACAGACAACCAAGTCAAGCCAGCATGGCTCAGGAGGATATGGAGGCAGTCAAGTTGGCGGTGGCTATTGTGGTGTAGGGGCTGGAGCTGGCTTTGGTGGTGACTTTGGTTTTGGTGGAGGTATTGGCGGTGGTGCTGGTGGTTATGCCAGTGGATTTTCTGCTGATGGTTTTGGTGTAGGTGGTGGTTTTGGTGGTTCCTATGGTGGTGGTGGTTCCTATGGTGGTGGTGCCTTTGGTGGTTCCTATGGTGGTGGTGCCTTTGGTGGTAGTGGAGGTGGAAATATGGGCGTCTTCGCAGTTAATGAGAAGCTAACCATGCAGAATCTCAATGATCGCTTGGCATCTTATCTGGACAAAGTCCATGAACTGGAAGCAAAAAATACTGAGCTGGAACGGAAGATTAAGGACTGGTATGACAAACATGGGCCAGCACCTCCTGAGGCACCAAAGGACTACAGCAAATATTTCAACCAAATTGAGGCCCTTAAAGTacag ATCATCAACGCATCCAAAGACAATGCAGCAATTTTATTACAGTGCGACAATGCTAGACTGGCTGCCGATGACTTCAAGCAGAA ATATGAGAATGAACAGGTCATTCGCTATTCAGTGGAGGCTGATATCAATGGTCTGCGTAGAGTCCTGGATGAGCTTATCCTGTCCAAGTCTGAACTGGAAGCTCAGCTTGGGAGTCTTACTGAGGAACTGGCCTATCTCAAAAAGAATCATGATGAT GAAATGAAAGCCATCAAAGCACCAGAAACTGGTAAAGTTAGTGTTGAAATGAACGCAGCACCGGGCACGGACTTGACCAAAATCCTGAATGACATGAGAGCTCGGTATGAAGACCTGGCTAGGAATAACCGCCAAGAAGCAGAAAACAACTTCAACAAAATT AGTGCCGATTTGAAAAACCAAATGCAACACGTACAGATTACCATTGATGAAAGCAGGACAGAAGTAACAAACCTTAAAAAAACACTGCAAGCCCTACAAATTGAGCTTCAGTCACAACTTGCCCAG AAAAACTCCCTGGAAATACTGTTAGCAGAGACCGAGGGAAGATTCTGCATGAAACTGTCACATATCCAGGAGACCATTGCCTGTGTAGAGCAGCGGTTGGCACAGCTCAGAGCTGAGTCCGAGTGCCAGAAAGCTGAATACCAACAGCTCTTGGAAATGAAGACTAAGTTGGAGAATGAGATTGCAACATATCGATCCCTCCTGGATAAACTAGG GTCCATACAAATCAGTCAAGGACAGGGACAGGGACAAAGCCAAGGACAGGGTCAAAGCCAAGGACAGGGACAAAGCCAAGGACAGGGAAAAGGACAAGGCAGAG GTTCTTGGAAATCATAA
- the krt24.L gene encoding keratin, type I cytoskeletal 12, with translation MSCKKSCGSSRVSVGCGGYGTSVCSFLGSSGGACNTGAYCGSMSGGAVGGLGGEFGNFAFGVGTGAPYGFGLGAEGLLAGGEKETMQNLNDRLAAYLNKVHALENANSDLECKIRDWYEKHRNMCMPDRDYSKYYHIIDDLKKQIQCASVDNARVILQIDNARLAADDFKLKYENELCLRHGVEADINGLRRVLDELNLAKCDLESQIESLTEEIACLKKNHEEEMKSYQGATGHLSVEMKAAPGTDLTKLLNDMRAEYEHMAEKNRKEAEARFIEASRALKQEISSGAEQIQCSKTEISDLKRTLQALEIDLQAALAMKKTLECSLAETEGNYCAQLSKIQAKISTLEQQLCEVRTDMERQSIEYEQLLDIKTRLEMEIETYRRLLDGEPCIKSYPAVAPKEPCKTRVIKTIVENLVDGKVVSHQVTERKE, from the exons ATGTCTTGCAAAAAGAGCTGTGGATCTTCAAGAGTATCTGTAGGGTGTGGTGGATATGGGACCTCTGTTTGCTCTTTCCTTGGGAGCTCCGGAGGAGCGTGTAATACTGGTGCTTATTGTGGTAGCATGAGTGGAGGTGCTGTTGGTGGCTTGGGTGGCGAGTTCGGCAACTTTGCTTTTGGTGTAGGCACTGGTGCACCATATGGCTTTGGTCTTGGTGCAGAGGGCCTCCTGGCTGGTGGGGAGAAGGAAACCATGCAGAATCTAAATGATCGTCTGGCTGCATACCTCAACAAAGTGCATGCTTTGGAGAATGCCAACTCCGACCTTGAGTGCAAAATTAGAGATTGGTATGAGAAGCACCGGAATATGTGTATGCCTGACAGAGATTACAGCAAATATTACCACATTATTGATGATCTCAAAAAGCAG ATTCAGTGTGCCAGTGTAGATAATGCCCGGGTCATCCTCCAGATTGATAATGCACGCCTTGCTGCTGATGACTTCAAGCTGAA GTACGAGAACGAGCTCTGCCTCCGCCATGGCGTTGAAGCCGATATTAATGGCCTCCGCAGAGTTTTAGATGAATTGAATCTTGCCAAATGTGACTTGGAGTCTCAGATTGAAAGCTTAACAGAGGAAATTGCTTGTCTCAAGAAAAACCATGAGGAG GAGATGAAGAGTTACCAGGGTGCCACAGGACACCTCAGTGTGGAAATGAAGGCTGCACCAGGAACTGACCTTACCAAACTTCTAAACGATATGAGAGCAGAGTATGAACATATGGCAGAGAAGAACCGTAAAGAGGCAGAGGCTCGATTCATTGAAGCG AGTAGAGCACTCAAACAAGAAATATCATCTGGCGCAGAACAGATTCAATGCAGCAAAACTGAGATCTCAGATCTGAAGCGAACCCTCCAAGCATTAGAGATAGACCTGCAAGCTGCCCTGGCTATG aaaaaaacactggAATGCTCTTTGGCTGAAACCGAAGGGAACTACTGTGCTCAGCTCTCCAAAATCCAGGCAAAGATCAGCACCCTGGAACAACAGCTATGTGAAGTAAGGACTGATATGGAAAGACAAAGCATAGAGTATGAGCAGCTCCTAGACATCAAGACCAGACTGGAAATGGAAATAGAAACTTATCGCCGTTTGCTCGATGGAGAGCCATG taTTAAATCCTATCCTGCTGTCGCTCCAAAAG AACCATGTAAAACCAGGGTAATTAAAACCATAGTTGAAAACCTCGTCGACGGAAAGGTTGTATCTCATCAAGTCACAGAAAGAAAGGAGTAA